A segment of the Thermoproteales archaeon genome:
GCTTTATTTCTTTCAGTTTTAAAATTGCTTCTTTCGAAATTATTTTATCTATACCGTATATCGCCGCCGCTTTTTCTACTTTCTCAATTTTTCCCTTTTCATATATTTCTACTAAATCTTCAAATTTTAAAGGTAAAGTATAGGTTATCCCGCCAATAGCTATGTAACCGTTTAACCCCCTAACTTTATCTGTTGGAAGGCGAAGATCTAAGAAACCATCAAAAGTGTATACTGGTATTATCTCTTCACTTTTATCTGCAAACACCACTTTTACAGCTTCATCCCATAATTTTGCACTAGGCTCTCCTAAAATCAGGTGTTCTCCACTTTCTAATGCATCGGCATTAAATCTTTCAGCAAGAACCTGTGCGTAGCCTTCAACAAAACCTGTTACGTCGATTATCTTAAATTTAATCCACCCTTTTCGTGTTTTTATTTCAATTTCTTTTACAGATAAAAACTTTAAGTTTAGTTTCTGCTGAACAAAATCTCTAAATTCTTTTTCGTCCACTGAAACGCTTACTCCTAGCCATGGCATCGCGATAACCCGACTATAGTAATATAAAGGACCACCAGCTTATAGAAATTTCTATTAGACATTTTCGTTTTAGTTGGATTTGAGAGCTCAATTTGCCAGCGAAGGCTTTTTATAATGTTTTATTTTAAAAAAGGAGGGGATCATAATGACTTTAGAGCAGGGCGCATTTGTGCTGATAGACTATGCTGTATATAGCAAAGATGATCAAAAATTGATCGACACTACTATAGCAGATAAAGCAAAAGAAGGCAACATATATAATGAAAATATAAAATATGAACCTGAACTCGTTATAATTGGCGAGGGTTTAATATTCAAAAGCTTGGAAGAAAAAATTGTCAATCTTAGCGAGGGCGACAGCGCTACTATTGAGTTGCCGCCAGAAAAGGCTTTTGGGAAAAGGGATCCTTCTAAAATAAGAACAGTATCGGCTAGAGAACTCACACGAAGAGGTATTGTTCCAAAAGTGAATGAAGAAGTTGAAATAAATGGACAAAGAGCAGTGGTAAAAAGCGTTGGCGGAGGGCGAGTTATCTTAGACTTTAATCATCCACTAGCTGGAAAAACCCTTGTTTATGAATTAAAAATTGTAAAAGTCGTTAAGGAACCAGCAGAAAAAGTAAAAGAACTTATTTATCGTTGGTTAAAGAAGGTTATAAACAGAAATGAGATAAGGGTAAGGATCACGAAGAAGACAGTAACGATAACTCTTCCACATAAATCTTTGCTTGTAGAAAACGTTGCAGTTGTTAGACGGGGAATAGTGAGGGATATCCAGAAATATTTTCCTGAGATAGAAAAAATCGTATTCAAAGAGGAGTACGAACTTTCATCTAAGAAAAAGAAAACTATTCAACCGGCTGAACAGCAGCAAGTGAAAGTTTCTGGCCAAGAGGACATTCAAAAGATCCAGTGATAATTTCACAAATTTTAATTTTCTCGCCAGGTTTTAAACCTTCTACATGACACAAATTCCAATTTTTACATTTTCTAAAATTACATTCAATCTTAGGCACTTCTATAACTGCACCTTCAAAAGCTATTTTTTTAGGTAATAAAATTTTTACGGGTAATTCAATCACTACAACTACGTTCATATAATCTTTTGCCGCTGGACAAAAATGCCTTGCTTGTCTGATTTCAACTATTTCATAGGTAAAACCCTTTCTAAGCTTACGGACGCAGAACCTAAAATTTTCGCATTTGTCGCATGTAGGTGTAATATTTACCTTGAAACGTTCGCCTTTTCTAGCTTGAGCTTCAGGAACTAAAGTTATTATCTTCTTCCTCATCTGCATTAATGATCCTAAAATGTTAGTACAACTATCGAATCCTAACCTTTGTAACCTTTTTGTTTTGCCATGAGTATTTTCTGATTTTTCTTGACCTCCTCCAGCCGCATGCCGCGCAATACTTCTTCCTTATATTGTAGCTATGACGCCCGCACCTTGGACATCTTATATGAGTTTTTTTCTTTCCTCTTTTTCCAAATGATGTGGTTCCCTTAACCATGTTTTTACCTCTGGCTGGTTCCTGGACTTACTAAAACTACATTATCTCCTCTAACTATTATCAAACCAAGCTTTCTTGATTTATTTTCTCTCATTTCCTCGGCGTTATCCAATACGAGATTCAGATGCTGATCAAAACTTTTTAATATTCCACGAACTTCTCTCCCACCTTTTAACCTGACGAAGACAATATTACCAAGAGCTTCTTGCAATATTTCTGCAGTACTTGACGACGGCAATTTCTTCCCTCCGTTGGTTTCTGTTCATAAGCCACTACCTAAACCTACTAATAAAGCTTACTGAATCTGTAAATTAGATAGATTAGATATATGGGCC
Coding sequences within it:
- a CDS encoding FKBP-type peptidyl-prolyl cis-trans isomerase, which produces MTLEQGAFVLIDYAVYSKDDQKLIDTTIADKAKEGNIYNENIKYEPELVIIGEGLIFKSLEEKIVNLSEGDSATIELPPEKAFGKRDPSKIRTVSARELTRRGIVPKVNEEVEINGQRAVVKSVGGGRVILDFNHPLAGKTLVYELKIVKVVKEPAEKVKELIYRWLKKVINRNEIRVRITKKTVTITLPHKSLLVENVAVVRRGIVRDIQKYFPEIEKIVFKEEYELSSKKKKTIQPAEQQQVKVSGQEDIQKIQ
- a CDS encoding UPF0179 family protein; its protein translation is MQMRKKIITLVPEAQARKGERFKVNITPTCDKCENFRFCVRKLRKGFTYEIVEIRQARHFCPAAKDYMNVVVVIELPVKILLPKKIAFEGAVIEVPKIECNFRKCKNWNLCHVEGLKPGEKIKICEIITGSFECPLGQKLSLAAVQPVE
- a CDS encoding 50S ribosomal protein L37e, producing the protein MVKGTTSFGKRGKKKTHIRCPRCGRHSYNIRKKYCAACGWRRSRKIRKYSWQNKKVTKVRIR
- a CDS encoding RNA-binding protein: MPSSSTAEILQEALGNIVFVRLKGGREVRGILKSFDQHLNLVLDNAEEMRENKSRKLGLIIVRGDNVVLVSPGTSQR